The sequence GCGCGTGTCTCCGACACCGATGATCCGCTGGCTGAGGACAGTACGTGGGCCGCGAATCTCGGAATCGACCTCGTCATCAGTCCCGAACGCGCGGCCGCAGTCGAAATCGCGAGGATTGTCGAGACGACGGGCGTCACGTGGGTGGAGTCGTTCGGGGACGAACGGGTCGCCATGGTCCGTATGCGGATTCGAGAGGAATCCGCGCCCGCCGTGGGTCGGTCGCTTCTGGAATTGCGGCTTCCGCAGAATGTCCTGGTGGCGGCGATTCGTCGCAACGGACACCTGATCATCCCCGACGGAAGCGAGCGCCTCGCCGATTCCGATGAGTTGTATTTGATCGGAAAGACCGATGTCCTGCCGGAGGCGAGAACAGTCCTGGCCGGCCCGCAGAAACCCGTGTCGAAGGCGGTGATCGTCGGGGCCTCGCCGGTCGGACGTGCGCTGGCGCAGCTCCTGGAGGAGTCGAAGATCGACACATTCGTGGTCGAGAGGAGTGCGGAACGGGCCGAGGCCATGGCCATGCAGATTCGCCGCGGCGTGGTGGTTCGGGGTGACGCCACCAGCAGCGGGTTCATTCGCGCAGAGAACCTCAACAATGCGGACGTGCTGATCGCCGCGACTAAAAGCGATGAAGTGAACTTGATGGCCGGGCTGATCGCCAAGAAATCAGGAATCGCCAGCACGATCGTCGTGTCGCACAAGCCGGACTACATGTCCATTTATGAAGAACTGGGCATCGATACGGCCATCTCTCCGCGGTTGCTGGCGGCCAATCAGATTCTGCGCTACGTGCGTCGCGGTCGCGTGCTGTCGGTGAGCGTTCTTGCCGACGGAGCGGCTGAGTTCCTGGAAATGCAGGCGGAGGCGCGTACGCGGATCACATCGACCCCACTGAAGGACGTCGGTTTCCCCAAGGGCGTTCGCGTCGGGGCGGTCGTCACCGACGATGATGTCACGGTTCCCGGCGGCGACTTCGTCATCCCGGCGCATTCGCGCGTAATCGTTTTAACCACGCCCGAACAGCGGCAGGCGGTCGAGCGCCTGTTCCGCAAGCGCTCCTTCTCCATGTCCTGAACGGACACGTATCCATGAATGTGCGATCCGTCGTCCGCATGATCGGCCTGTTGCTTGTGGTCGAGGCGGGGTTTATGACGACCTCGATCGGGTGGGCGATCCGGGACGGCGATGTGGACTCGCTGCAACACTTCATCATCGCGTCGCTGATTACCGGGCTGGCGGGCTCTGTTTGCTTTGTCGTGGGACGCTCAGCGCCGACGATGATCCGCGCGCGGGATGCGTTGGCGACCGTCGGGATCGGCTGGCTGCTGGTGGGGGCGTTCGGCGCGATCCCCTATCTGCTGGAGGGTGCATTGACACATCCGGCCGACGCGTTCTTCGAATCGGCTTCCGGATTCACGACGACCGGTGCGACAGTGATCCGCGATGTCGAGATTCTGAGCCGGTCGCTGTTGTGGTGGCGTTCGCTGACGCAATGGATGGGAGGCGTCGGCATCGTTGTCCTTTTTATTGCCGTTTTCCCGCACCTGGGCGTCGGAGCGAGCCATCTGTTCCGCTCGGAAACGACCGGGCCGATTACGGAACGGCTGCGTCCCAAGCTGCGGCACACGTCGCGGCTGCTGTGGTACATTTATGTGGGACTGACCGGGGCCTGCGCGACGCTGCTGATCGTCGCCGGTATGGAGCCGTTCGATGCCATCTGTCATGCGTTCACGACATTGGCAACCGGCGGCTTCTCAACAAAGAACGCCAGCATCGCGGCGTATTCGTCGATCTCGATCGAACTCATCATACTTCTGTTCATGTTTCTGGCGGGGATCAACTTCGGCCTTTACTACCGAGCGGCTTCCGGGCAGCCGGGGGAGCTTTGGCGTGATGCGGAGTTTCGCACGTATACTGCGGTGGTCGTAGTCGCAACCGTTCTTGTTACCGCCGCCATCTTGCCACAGAAAGAGACGTTGGGGCACGCCCTTCGATACTCCGTGTTTCAGGTCGTCTCACTTCAGACCGCAACCGGTCACGCGTCCGACGACTTTGACCGGTACCCCGAGTTCGCGCGTCTCTTGCTGCTGAGTCTGATGTTTGTCGGGGGCTCAGCGGGTTCCACGGCGGGCGGAATCAAGGTCATTCGCATCCTTGTTTTGGGGCGCGCGCTGGTCAACCAGCTCGTCAAATCGTTTCAGCCCAGTGCCGTGCTGGCGGTCCGCGTCGGTCAAGCGGCTCTGGACTCGGGAACGGTCAAGAGCATCAGTGTGTTTTTTGCGGCGTTTCTCGGCGTCTTTCTTTTTGGCACACTTTTGTTGACGATGATGGGGCTGGATATTATCAGTGCGGCATCGGCGGCAGTCGCATGCCAGTCGAACGTTGGACCGGGGCTGGGCACCGTTGGCCCCACCAAGAATTTCGCTGCGGTCCCCCATGCCGGGAAAATGATCCTCAGCTTCATGATGATCGCCGGACGCCTGGAAATCATGACGGTGCTGGCGCTGCTTGTTCCCGCATTCTGGCGCCGGTAGTCATGTAGCGCGTACGACAATACGGGCCGCCTGCGGGATTCGCAGGCGGCCCGTCGATACATATCGCGATGACGATCAGGGCTGCGGCGGTGTTGGCGGACGCGTAAAGGATTGATCGTGAAACTTGATGATGGTCCGCAGCCGATCGGCGATCAACTGACTATGCCCGGCCACGACGCGGCCGAATCCCTCGTATTCGATGAATTCGTGTGCGACTCCCGCCTCCATCAATGTCTGGTGGAAATCCTGGTTCATTCCCAAATAGCCGAGTTCGTCTTCGACGCCGCAGTCGATGTATATTGACATATCTTCCATAAACATGGGATCGGCCCCGCGCTTCTGCAGGAAAATGTTCTTGATGTCCGAAGAATCCCTCCAGAGCGCCCAAATCGAATCGACCAGCACCCCCTGCTGATCGAACAGCATGTTCAGGCCGACACCGAGCGTATCCGCGCCGCGATCGGTCAACTCGAGTGTGTAGGATCCGGCCGCGCGCGGCGAGAAGAAATCCCACGGATAGATCGTATCCTTGCGCACAACGAACGGCAATTGGACAATGAGCGTGCCGACCGAGTCGAAGGTCCGCAGCGGGTGAGGTGAGAACGCCGCGGCCATGGCGGCGTACAGCCGCGTCGCCGGACGCGTCAGCCCCGCTTCAATGAGGTTGTAGACATCGCTGTCCGGATCGGGCACGATGATGCTGTTTTCCGTGAACACCTGATCCAGTAACCCGCCATCGCTGAGTATGCCGAAATCGGAATCGACATCGCCGAAAGACAACGGGCCCGACATCGAGGACACGGCTCCGAACATTTCCGGATGCTGCATGGCATAGTACATCGCGCCGTATCCGCCCATGCCGTGCCCGGAGATGGCCCGCGCCCGCCGCCCGCCACCGGTGTAGACGCGCGTGGTCCGTTCCATGTGCGCGATCAGTTCACTCAGCAGCGCTTCATATCGTCCCAGGGTCGATGCATCGCGGTAATACGAGCCACCGAGGTTGTTCGATGCATCGACCGTCACTACCATCATGCGGCCGATTTCATTGTTGCGGTACAGGTCGTCGAGAATCTCCTGCAGATTGTAACGCTCAAAGTAGTCCGCGCCCCCCGGCACACCCGGCTCGAGGAAATCGTGCAGCAGGTAGAGCACCGGAAACGGCTGCTGCGGCAGATTCGTCGGCAGCGGTGTCGCGTACGCGGTGTAGATGAATCGCGCCGTGGGATCGCCGAAGTCGTTGCGCCGCAGTATATCAAAGCTCGTCGTCTGAATCTCCGGCGTGGTCGTGTTGGTCCCATCGGGAAACAATGGCCCTTCCCGCTCGGCGCAGTTGGTGAGCATCGCCGACGGGATTCCGACCGCCAGGAGTATCATGAGACGCGTCTTAAGTCTTGTGCTCAGCATCGTGCTCTCTCTCCCGCCTCAAAAGCCATAAGTGATGGAGAACAGTGTTTCATACCGTGTCTGTGAGTACTGGCCGGGGAACACGTCGACGGCCGGATCGCCCTCCCCGCCGGCAATGTGCTTCTCCGAATAGAACGCCAGCTCCTGCGCGGCGGCAAAAGTCCAGCGTCCGGTCACCGAATACGCGACGCCGCCGGTGACTCCGACGCTGCTGCCCAGCGAGGGAAAGCTGATCGAGGACGTTCGGTCATTGGACGCGCTCCCGTCGTAGTAGGCTCCGCCGAGAACGGCCACATTCTCCCTCAGCACGTATTCAAACCCTCCGGAGACGCGGATCTGGTCTTCCCACTCGAACGGGACCGTTACGGACTCGACCAAGAGCGTATCCAATTGCCGATTAAGCGCGCCATCCGTAAACTCGAATGTCCATTCATCGACCGACGACCAGAACGTTAACGCGGCGTCGAAGGCCAGCGTCAGCCGTTCCCCAGCGCGGATGCCAACGCCGGCGCCGACCTCCGCCGGAAGGTCCAAATCAAACTTGTAGTTCGACGAGGAATGCTCCTCGGCGCTTCGACCCGGGTTGTCAACACCGGCATAAAAGGTCCTTTGGAATCCATCGAGGATCATGAGACTGTCGAGCGGAAAGTCCCGGGGCCATGCCATGTCGAGCGTCGCCGTGCCCTCCATCGGGATGTGCACCGGGCTTTGAACACTCAGCCCGACGGACACGTTGTCGGAAGCGCGCCAGAACAAGCCGACGTTGGCGCCGACCCCGAAGCCATTGCCGTCGGTGCGGAAATCGGCCGCAAATGAGTGGAAGGGATAGA is a genomic window of Candidatus Zixiibacteriota bacterium containing:
- the trkA gene encoding Trk system potassium transporter TrkA, encoding MDIIVIGLGEVGKHIAGVLASEGQNVTLIDSSESALSQARESMDVMTLCGDGGRISTLNQANVAGTELVIAVTDNDEVNLLACLMAKKLGAERVIARVSDTDDPLAEDSTWAANLGIDLVISPERAAAVEIARIVETTGVTWVESFGDERVAMVRMRIREESAPAVGRSLLELRLPQNVLVAAIRRNGHLIIPDGSERLADSDELYLIGKTDVLPEARTVLAGPQKPVSKAVIVGASPVGRALAQLLEESKIDTFVVERSAERAEAMAMQIRRGVVVRGDATSSGFIRAENLNNADVLIAATKSDEVNLMAGLIAKKSGIASTIVVSHKPDYMSIYEELGIDTAISPRLLAANQILRYVRRGRVLSVSVLADGAAEFLEMQAEARTRITSTPLKDVGFPKGVRVGAVVTDDDVTVPGGDFVIPAHSRVIVLTTPEQRQAVERLFRKRSFSMS
- a CDS encoding TrkH family potassium uptake protein — its product is MNVRSVVRMIGLLLVVEAGFMTTSIGWAIRDGDVDSLQHFIIASLITGLAGSVCFVVGRSAPTMIRARDALATVGIGWLLVGAFGAIPYLLEGALTHPADAFFESASGFTTTGATVIRDVEILSRSLLWWRSLTQWMGGVGIVVLFIAVFPHLGVGASHLFRSETTGPITERLRPKLRHTSRLLWYIYVGLTGACATLLIVAGMEPFDAICHAFTTLATGGFSTKNASIAAYSSISIELIILLFMFLAGINFGLYYRAASGQPGELWRDAEFRTYTAVVVVATVLVTAAILPQKETLGHALRYSVFQVVSLQTATGHASDDFDRYPEFARLLLLSLMFVGGSAGSTAGGIKVIRILVLGRALVNQLVKSFQPSAVLAVRVGQAALDSGTVKSISVFFAAFLGVFLFGTLLLTMMGLDIISAASAAVACQSNVGPGLGTVGPTKNFAAVPHAGKMILSFMMIAGRLEIMTVLALLVPAFWRR
- a CDS encoding alpha/beta hydrolase-fold protein produces the protein MLSTRLKTRLMILLAVGIPSAMLTNCAEREGPLFPDGTNTTTPEIQTTSFDILRRNDFGDPTARFIYTAYATPLPTNLPQQPFPVLYLLHDFLEPGVPGGADYFERYNLQEILDDLYRNNEIGRMMVVTVDASNNLGGSYYRDASTLGRYEALLSELIAHMERTTRVYTGGGRRARAISGHGMGGYGAMYYAMQHPEMFGAVSSMSGPLSFGDVDSDFGILSDGGLLDQVFTENSIIVPDPDSDVYNLIEAGLTRPATRLYAAMAAAFSPHPLRTFDSVGTLIVQLPFVVRKDTIYPWDFFSPRAAGSYTLELTDRGADTLGVGLNMLFDQQGVLVDSIWALWRDSSDIKNIFLQKRGADPMFMEDMSIYIDCGVEDELGYLGMNQDFHQTLMEAGVAHEFIEYEGFGRVVAGHSQLIADRLRTIIKFHDQSFTRPPTPPQP
- a CDS encoding outer membrane protein transport protein, whose amino-acid sequence is MLSTVCCAVAALFAVGITTPTYAAGFAVPGVGIKARSMGGSFRGLADDWSAARYNPAGLAFMESNQLNLTLGLYSPRLTYNPDVSGSGADLGFHWANGKDNFPVDDLWPTPSMGGVYLPEQTEGLALGAAVFWPHDVNFGWDIYAQPSAYDTDYEFPKQEYRTDMDVLDIHPVVARKFGENFSLGAGIALTNGDLVYNRILFVDNTMDAPYDVYPFHSFAADFRTDGNGFGVGANVGLFWRASDNVSVGLSVQSPVHIPMEGTATLDMAWPRDFPLDSLMILDGFQRTFYAGVDNPGRSAEEHSSSNYKFDLDLPAEVGAGVGIRAGERLTLAFDAALTFWSSVDEWTFEFTDGALNRQLDTLLVESVTVPFEWEDQIRVSGGFEYVLRENVAVLGGAYYDGSASNDRTSSISFPSLGSSVGVTGGVAYSVTGRWTFAAAQELAFYSEKHIAGGEGDPAVDVFPGQYSQTRYETLFSITYGF